In Deltaproteobacteria bacterium, the sequence GCAGCGTGGATGACCGTGATGCGGACGTTGGCGGCGTCGATGCCCTCGGCGTCGTCGACCAGCGCGATCGCCTGCAGTCCCGGCGCGCCATCGGTCATCGCGAGGTCACCGATCGCGACCGCCGTGTACGAGACGCCGGCGTCGAGCGTGAGCGCGGGCATCAGCACCGCCTCCGACGCGGGGCTGCCCGACACCGAGACCTCGAAGGTGTAGTCGCCGCCCGGCACGCTGGCGTAGTCGGTGCTGTTGCGGAACTCCAGCCCCTCGAAGACCGGGCCTTCGCCGTTCGCGAACACGTCGACCGCAGGCGCGCCGACGCCCAGGTGCATGACGCGGACCGCCGCCGGCTCGCCGCCGGTGCTCGAGTCGGCCATCGTCGTCGACATGGTGTCGTCGGTCGTGCCGGTGTCGGTCGTCGCCGTGTCGGTCGCGGTCGTCGTGTCCGTCGCCGTGGTCGAGGCGGTCGTCGTGCTCGCGGTGGTGCTGTTGGTCTCCGACGAGCCGCCCGTACTCGAGGAGTCGTCGGCGACCGTGGCGCCGTCGCCGTCGTCACCGCCACAGGCGGGCGCGAGCAGGGTCAACGAGATCAGCAGATGCAGTCGAGTGTCCTTCATGGTTCATGCTTCCCGTCCGGCCTGGAAAGAACCGAACGCGGAGTGTTTGAAGCAGGTCGCCAAACTTGCCACCGCGTCACGGCGGATTTCCCCTCGACGCCGTCACTCGCCGTCGCGCAGCGGGCGGCGACAGCGGCGGATGGGCGCGAGCGCACGGCGGGTCGGAGAGCGGCGTCGCGACGCGTCCGCTACCACATGCAGACGGAGATCGAGGTCGTCTGTCCGGGGATCGACGTGCACGACATGCCGCCCGGGCAGGTGCCGTAGTCGAGGCCGTCGTACTCGCACAGCAGCACGCAGTTGGTCGGATCGACCGCCATCGCGTCCGACAGCGCGCACACCGGCAACGCGTCGCCGCCGGGGCCCGCGGGACAATCGGCGTCGACGGTACACTGCGGCGAACAGAAGGCGTCGTTGGCCGGCAGGTCGGTCAGCTCGATGCAGTCGCTGCCATCGACGCAGGTCGCGGCCGCGCAGTCCTCGTACTCGCCGACCTCGGGCGGCGGATCGCCACCGGTCATCGATGCGCCGGTCATCGACGCGTCGGTCATCGATGCGCTCGCGTCGCTACTGCTGGCCGCGCCGCCGCTGCTGGTATCGGCCGCGCCGCCAGAGCTCGACGCCGTCGCATCGCCGGTGGTGGTGGCCGCCGCCGTCGAGGCCTCGTCACCGCTGGCCTCGGCGGCGCCACTCGAGCTCGAGCCGCCGTCGCTGTCACCGGCGGTCGCGGTCGCGGTGGTCGAGACCGGACCGGGTCCGCTGGCGGAGAAGCCGAAGCCGCCGTTGTCGAGGCTGCCCTGCGCGCACGCGGTCCACAGGCACAGCGGCGCGAGCAGCTGCAGCGATCGGGGCGAGCGGACGGCGGACATCACAACAGCAAGAGCTTGGGCCACGGACGCGGCGGCGGTCAACCTCGCCGTCGCGCGTCGTCGCAGGTGGCCGGGTGCGCCGCCGGAGTGCTCAGTGGTCGTGGTCGTGATCGTGCCCGTGGTGGTGCGAACCATCGTGCACGTGCCCGTGGGTCAGCTCCTCCGCGGTGGCGTCGCGGACCTCGAGGACCTCGACGTCGAAGTGCAGCGTCTCGCCGGCCAGCGGGTGATCCATGTCGACCAGGACCTCGTCGCCGGCGACGCCGACCACGCGCAGCGGCATGTGATCACCGTCGTCGTCCTCGACCATGAAGGTCATGCCGGGCGCGACTTCCATGCCCGCGAACGCGCTCTTGGGGATCGCCTTGGGGCCACCGGGGGTCTTCTCGCCGTAGCCATCGGCGGGCGCGACCTTGGCCTGCAGCTTGTCGCCGACCTTGCGGCCCTCGAGCTGACGCTCGAGGCCCGGCACGATGTTGTCGGCGCCGTGCAGGTACGCCAGCGGATCGCCGCCGTCGGAGCTGTCGAGCACCTCGCCGGCATCGTTGCGCAAGGTGTAGTGGATCGTGACGACTTTGTTGGCGGTGATCATGGCGAAAGCGGCGGCCACACTAGCAGCCGCCTGCGAAGCCCCGCAATGCGCCGGCGCGTGCGTTTGACGTCAGGGCGCGACGCGTCGAATCGCCGCGGCGAAGCCCGGTCGCGGATCGATGCGGCCCGCGCGGCCGTGCCACAGCCGTGCGTGACGTAGCGCCTGCAGCAGCGCGGCGCCACCGTCGGCCGGTGGCGGCGTCTCGGCTGGCGGACGCAGCTCGTCGAGCACGGCGACCAGCTCGAGCGGGTACGACAGCGGTGGCCGCACGGCGAGCAGCCGTGCGCCCTCGACCACGACCCGGAGCTCCCACAGCGCCGCGGGACCGCGGGCCTCGGGTCGCAGATCGACGACGGCGTCGAGCTGCATCGCGATGCCAGCCACGCGGTCGCGCAGCCACGCCTTGCCTTGCTCGGTGGGCCACACCTCGAACAGCCCCACGTGCGAGCCGCCGAGTCGGCGCCGAAGCGCGTCGTCGTGGTCGTCGCGCGGGCAGCCCTGGCCGGCGCCCATCTCGACCAACGCCCAGTCGCAGCGCGTGCGCACCCATGCCTCCGCGTCGTCGTCGTCGCCGCGCGGCGCCCCGACCTCCTCGGCCCAGCGCGAGAGCCATGGTTGCAGGCGTGCGGCGCCGTCGTCGTCGCCGAACGCGGCCGCTGCCCACGCGTCGAGGGCGTGCTCGAGCCGTCGGTCGATCACGGGCTCACCGCGCGCAGCATCGCGTCACCGTGCGTGCGCGCGCGCGTCGTCGCGGTGGTGCGCGACCATCGTCGCGAAGCCATCGAACCATGGCGACGCGTCGTGGGGGCCGGGCGCGGCCTCGGGGTGGTACTGCACGCCCAGCAGCGGGCGGCCCTTCAGCCGCAGGCCCGCGACGGTGTCGTCGAAGAGGTTCACGTGGGTGACCGCGACGTCACCGGCGGCCGCGAGCGATCCGGCGTCGACCGCGAAGCCGTGGTTCTGCGAGGTGATCTGCACCGCGAACGGCCGCGCGCCACCGTCGTCGACGTCGACCATCGCCGCGGCGTCGACCCGCACGGGGTGGTTGCCGCCGTGGTGGCCGAACGGCAGCTTGTAGGTGCGGCCGCCCAGCGCCAGGCTCAGCAGCTGGTGCCCGAGGCAGATGCCGAACACCGGCAGCGTGGGCGCGCGCTCGATGAGCGCACGCACCTGCGCGACCACGTCGGGCAGCGCGTCGGGGTCGCCGGGGCCGTTCGACAGCAGCACACCGTCGGGCGCCGCCGCGAGCAGCTCCTGCGCGGTGGTGGTCGACGGCATCACCGTGACCGCGAGCCCGCGATCGACGAGGTTGCGCAGGATGTTGCGCTTCACGCCGAAGTCGATCACCACCACGTGCCCGCGGAGGCCGTCGCCCGGTGCGTGCCACAGCGTCGGCTCGCGCCAGGTGTAGCTGTCGCGCGTCGAGACCTCGTGGGCGAGGCCGCGGCCCTGCATCGTGCCGGCCGCCCGTGCGGCCTGCTGCAACACCTCGAGCGCGGTGCCGTCGTTGGCGAGCGCGCCCATGGTCGCGCCGAAGCGCCGCAGGTGCCGGGTCAACGCCCGCGTGTCGACCTCGGCGATGCCGATCACGCCGCGGCTCGCGAGCGTGCCCGCGAGATCCGAGCGCGCGCGCCAGTTCGACACCGTCGGCGACAACGAGCGCACGATGAGACCGCCGGCGCCGGCGTGCGCCGACTCGAGATCGTCGTCGTTGCAGCCGACGTTGCCGACCTCGGGTACGGTCAGGCACACCAGCTGCCCGCGATACGAGGGATCGCTGACGATCTCCTGGTAGCCCGTCATCGCGGTGTTGAAGACCACCTCGCCGACCACGTGGCCACGCGCGCCGAAGCCCACGCCACGGAAGACGCGGCCATCGGCGAGCACGAGCACGGCGTCGGGGGCGGTGGCGTCGTGACCTCGCGCGTCGAGCACGGTCGGGTTTGTCGCGCACGTGGTGAGCCGGCGTCAAGGCAGCGCCCGCGGCCTCGGGTGGCCGTCGGGGCGCCGCCATGGGCGCGATGCTGCTACGATGCGCGGCGCGGGTGGCTTCGACCCCCGTGGGCCACCTTCGCCCACGCCCGCTCTCGACCGCCTCGCCCCATCGCGCCCGGCAATGACCCACCGCGAAGCCCCGACCGCTGCCGTGTTGCTCATCGGCGACGAGCTGCTGAGCGGGAAGATCCGCGACGAGAACGGCCACGCGTTGGCGTGCGTCATGCGACGCCGCGGCATCCGACTCCTCGAGATCTGCACCGTCGGTGACACCGCGGAGGAGATCGGCGCCGCATTCCTGCGGCTCGTCGCGCGGGCGCAGCTGGTGTTCACCTCGGGCGGCGTCGGTCCGACCCACGACGACCGCACGCTGGCCTCGATCGCGGCGGCGACCGGCCGGCCGCTGGTCCGCAACGCCGCGATGGAGGCCCAGCTGCGCGCGCACTACGGTGAGCGCATCACCGACGCCGCGCTGCGCATGGCCGACCTGCCCGCCGGCACGCTGCTGCGGGCGCCGACCGGCTGGCCGGTGATGCGCCTCGATGTCGAGGGCGCACGCGCGTACATCCTGCCGGGCGTCCCCAGCCTGCTGCGCGCGAAGCTGGAGCACCTCGAGGCACTCGCGGGCGAGCTCCCCTCGGGTGATGGTTGGTACCTCGCGGTGGTCTACACCGATCTCGACGAGAGCAAGCTCGCCGCCCATCTCGACGCGGTGGTCGCGGAGTTCCCCGAGATCGACGTCGGCTCGTACCCGCGATGGAGCCGCGGCGAGGACGGTCGCATCCATCTCCACGTGAAGGTGACGCTGGAGGCGCCCACGCCCCTGCGCGCGCAGGTCGACGCGGCGCGCGAGCGTCTGCGTGCCGCCCTCGCGCCGCAACACCTGCTCGACCACGAGCCGCCGGTCTAGTCGCGGCTTGGGCCCGGTCGGCGCCGCAGCCGGCGAGGTCGTGGACAAGCGCGCGGCAAGTGATAGGTTTACCGCCCATGCGCGCCCCCTGGTGCCCAACGACCGGTCTCGCCGCGGTGTTCGCCGTGGGCGCAGCCGTGGCAGTGCCCGCCTGCAAGAGCACCAAGCACGACCAGCCCAAGTTCATGGCGGCGCCGAAGTCCTTCGACCCCAAGGGCGGCGACTTCACGTTCAACGAGAAGAACCTCGAGGCCTTCAACTCGATGGAGGACGACGCCCGCGAGGCGCACCTCGCCAAGTTGATCGGCTCCCCCGGCAGCTTCAAGGGCCAGGCGACCTACCAGCGCACCGAGGAGCTGACCGACAAGATCGACGACCGCAAGTACGGGCAGTACGTCATCTGGGCCAAGGTCCCCGATCCGGTGTGGCTCGAGGTCACGGTCGAGTACCACCTGTTCTCCGACAGCGACCTCATGGGTCCCGCGGCCGCCGACACGTACATCGAGTTCACCGGCACCCTGCTGGAAATGACCTACCTCGACGACGCCAAGCCGCGTCGGATGGAGATCAAGGTCAAGGCCGACGCGGTCACCAAGCTCTGAGGTCGAGACGCACTTGATCGCCGTAGCGTCCCTCGGTAGCCCGATGTTGTGGGCGGCATTCCTCGGTGGAGTGCTGCTGTTCCTGCTCATCGACCTCGGTGTCTTCAACCGCAAGTCGCACGTCATCAGCACGCGCGAGGCGCTGACGTGGTCGGTGGTGTGGGTCTGCGTCAGCCTGACCTTCAACGCCTTCGTGGGCTGGCGCTTCGGCCGTGAGGCCGGGCTCGAGTTCCTCTCGGCCTACCTGCTCGAGAAGTCGCTGTCGGTCGACAACCTCTTCGTCTTCATCGTCATCTTCCGCTACATGGACGTGCGGCCGCAGGTGATGCACCGCGTGCTGTTCGCGGGCATCGTCGGTGCACTGGTGCTGCGCGGCACCTTCATCCTCGCGGGCCTCGAGCTCATCGGTCGCTTCGAGTGGCTGCTCTACGCGTTCGGCGGCTTCCTGCTGCTGACGGGCGTGAAGCTGCTGTTCTCCGGCGAGGAGGAGGTCGACCCCAGCGGCAACCTCGCCTACCGCATGGCCCGCAAGGTGCTGCCACTGACGCGACGCTACGTCGGCGCACGCTTCTTCGTGCGCCAGGACGGTCGCTTGCGCGCGACGCCGCTGTTCATCGTGCTGCTCATGATCGAGACCTCCGACGTGGTCTTCGCGCTCGACTCGATCCCGGCGGTGTTCGGTGTCAGCCGCGATCCCTTCATCGTGTTCACCAGCAACGTGTGCGCGGTGCTGGGCCTGCGCGCGATGTTCTTCCTGCTGCAGAACTTCCTCGACCGCTTCGCCTACCTCAAGTACGGCCTGGGCCTGGTGCTGGCGTTCATCGGCGCAAAGATGATCGTCGCCGAGGGCCTGTTCGGCCTCATCGCGCCGCTCGAGGTGCCGACCGGGCTGTCGCTCGGGATCGTCGCAGGGCTGATCGGCGCGTCCATGCTGGTGAGCCTGGTGATGCCGCCCAAGCCCGACCGCGAGGAGGTGCTCGAGCACACCGAGGCCGCCTCGCTGATCGCCGACATCGATCCCCACGCGTCGATCACCGCGTCGGTCGACGGTTCGATGGGCGCGAGCCCGGCCGACATCTCGCAGGTCGCCGCGGTGCCGCCGGTCGATCGCGAACCGCCGGCGCCGCGCTAACCGCCCGCGCCGCGCTGGCGGGGCCCGAGCTCGAGCTTCAGGCCGCCCTTGCCGGGGTCGCCACGGGGGCGGTCGGCGGGCGCCGCATCGTCGGCGGGCGCGGTGTCGTCGACCGGCGCAGTGTCGTCGGTGGCGCCCACGTCCTCGTCCGGCGCGGTGGGGCCGAGGTCCGCGGCGCCGTCGCTGGCGTCCGCGTCGGCGCTGCCGTCGACGGCGTCGCCACCCCGCAGCGCGCGGGCGCGCTCGTCGGCCCGCACGCGCTCCTCGAGCTCGATCAGCCGCAGCCACTCCTCGCCGTCGACCGTGATGCCGCCCTCGCCTCCACCGACCTCGACGTCGACGGCGGCCAGCACCGGGCGCACGAAGGCGTCGGGCTGCCGCGGCATCTGCAGGTCGCGGAACGCCCGCGCCACGCAGCTGCGGACCTCCTCGGGCAGGCTCTGCGCGTCGATGCGATTGATCATCGTGAGGCCGTCGCGGTTCACGAGGTTGAGCGCCGCGATGTGGTACTTGCCGGCCGGCGTGCGCCCCTGCAGGCACGGCTTGGCCCGCACGCCCGCAGCGATGCGCTCACGCTCGAGCTGCTGACGATAGGCTTCGGTGTGCACGTCGGCCTGCATGCCGAGGCTGACCCAGTAGACCACGTCGACGAAGTGGTTCACGCCACCCTTGTTGGTCGGGAACACCTGCCGCTCGATCGCCTTCTGCACGCACGGCGGCATGCTCTCGTCCTTGAAGCCGGACTCGAGCACCTCGGTGCGCACGACCTCGCCCGAGGGTGCGATGCGGACGCGGATCTTCACCTGGCCCTCGGGCACGCCCGCGAAGCCCCGCTCGTCGTCGGGCGCGGGCTCCAGGGTCTCGATCGCACGGCTCAGGAAGCACAGCGCCGCCGGGTCGCGCAGCGCGTGGGCGATCTCGGTCAGACGTGGCAGCTCGTAGACCCGCTCGGCCTTCTCGCTCGGCAGCAGGATGACGCCCTCGTTCGACGAGCGAATCGCCTTGCGGACGTAGCGGTCGCTGCCCATCTTCGTCATCGGGCCGCCGTTGATGCCGGGCGTGATCTCGCGTTTGGTGCAGGCCCCGGCGAGGCCGAGCGCGAGGCCGAGCGCGAGCCCGAGCCCGAGCGTCGACCCGCGGCGTGGTTGCACTCGGCCCAGCGTCGAAGTGGGCGACGACGTGGGCGACGACGTGGCCGACGACGTCGGTGGCACCACGCCTTCGCGCGGCGCAGGCGTCGCTCGAGGCATCGCGCGCGGGCGCATCGCCCGGTTGTAGCAGCTCGCGCGTGCCCCCGCCAAAGCCGCTGGACGGAGCTCGCCGGCGGCGAGCGTCGCGGCTCCGCTTCCACCGCCGCCCGGGCTTGCCCCATAGTGCGGGCCACCTCCTCCAAGGAACGCCCCAGCATGGCCGAGAGCACCGCGCGCACGCCCCTTTTCGACGCCCACGTGGCGCTTGGCGCCAAGATGGTCGACTTCGCCGGGTGGTCGATGCCGATCCAGTACCCCGCGGGGATCCTCGCGGAGCACCGCGCGGTGCGGGAGCACGCCGGCATCTTCGACGTCTCGCACATGGGCGAGGTCGACTTCCGCGGCGCCGGTGCGATCGCATGCGTGCAGAGGCTCGTGACCAACGACATCGGCAAGCTCGTCGATGGCCGCGCCATGTACACCGTCACGTGCAACCCCGAGGGGGGCATCGTGGACGACTGCATCGTGTATCGCCTGGCCGCCGATCACCTGCGCATCGTCGTGAACGCGGCCAATGTCGCCAAGGACTTCGCCCACTTCCGTCGCTTCGGCGAGGGCGCCGACTGCAGCATCGACGACGTGTCGTCCTCGTGGGCACTGCTGGCCGTGCAAGGTCCCGCGGCGGTGGGCATCGTCGCCGGCCTCGCGGGCGCCGAGCTGGCCGAGGTGCCGAGCTTCGGGCTCGGCCAGGGCCGGATCGCCGGCGTCGCGGTGCTCGCGGCGCGCACCGGCTACACCGGGGAGGACGGCTTCGAGCTGTTCGTCGCGCCCGACGGGGCACGCGCGGTGTGGGACGCGATCGTCGGTGCGGGCGTGCAGCCGATCGGGCTCGGCGCCCGGGACACCCTGCGACTCGAGGCTCGGCTCTCGCTGTACGGCAACGACATCGACGAGACCACCGAGCCGTTCGGCGCCGGCCTCGGCTGGGTCGTCAAGCTCGACAAGGGCATCGCCTGCGTCGGCCACGATGCGCTGGTCGAGTTCAAGCGCAATGGCAGCGCGCAGAAGCTGGTCGGCTTTCGCGTCACCGACCGCGCAATCGTCCGCGAGGGCGCCGAGGTCGTCGACGACACCGACGCCGTGATCGGCCGCGTCAGCTCCGGCGGCGTCGCGCCCACGGTCGGCGGCGCGGTCGGCATGGCCTGGGTCCCCGCCGCCGTGGCCGGCGCGGACGCGCCCCTGCGCCTGCGCCAGCGCGGCCGCATCGCGCTCGC encodes:
- a CDS encoding DUF4397 domain-containing protein → MKDTRLHLLISLTLLAPACGGDDGDGATVADDSSSTGGSSETNSTTASTTTASTTATDTTTATDTATTDTGTTDDTMSTTMADSSTGGEPAAVRVMHLGVGAPAVDVFANGEGPVFEGLEFRNSTDYASVPGGDYTFEVSVSGSPASEAVLMPALTLDAGVSYTAVAIGDLAMTDGAPGLQAIALVDDAEGIDAANVRITVIHAAPAVGQVDIWEITGTPVALLENVDFGVSATLPDVPAGPLEIGVDVDDDATPDVTFTVDTTPLAGGQVNVYANNDADGNVALVAQLADGTVLTIPANG
- a CDS encoding peptidylprolyl isomerase; amino-acid sequence: MITANKVVTIHYTLRNDAGEVLDSSDGGDPLAYLHGADNIVPGLERQLEGRKVGDKLQAKVAPADGYGEKTPGGPKAIPKSAFAGMEVAPGMTFMVEDDDGDHMPLRVVGVAGDEVLVDMDHPLAGETLHFDVEVLEVRDATAEELTHGHVHDGSHHHGHDHDHDH
- the carA gene encoding glutamine-hydrolyzing carbamoyl-phosphate synthase small subunit, which produces MLADGRVFRGVGFGARGHVVGEVVFNTAMTGYQEIVSDPSYRGQLVCLTVPEVGNVGCNDDDLESAHAGAGGLIVRSLSPTVSNWRARSDLAGTLASRGVIGIAEVDTRALTRHLRRFGATMGALANDGTALEVLQQAARAAGTMQGRGLAHEVSTRDSYTWREPTLWHAPGDGLRGHVVVIDFGVKRNILRNLVDRGLAVTVMPSTTTAQELLAAAPDGVLLSNGPGDPDALPDVVAQVRALIERAPTLPVFGICLGHQLLSLALGGRTYKLPFGHHGGNHPVRVDAAAMVDVDDGGARPFAVQITSQNHGFAVDAGSLAAAGDVAVTHVNLFDDTVAGLRLKGRPLLGVQYHPEAAPGPHDASPWFDGFATMVAHHRDDARAHAR
- a CDS encoding competence/damage-inducible protein A, whose translation is MTHREAPTAAVLLIGDELLSGKIRDENGHALACVMRRRGIRLLEICTVGDTAEEIGAAFLRLVARAQLVFTSGGVGPTHDDRTLASIAAATGRPLVRNAAMEAQLRAHYGERITDAALRMADLPAGTLLRAPTGWPVMRLDVEGARAYILPGVPSLLRAKLEHLEALAGELPSGDGWYLAVVYTDLDESKLAAHLDAVVAEFPEIDVGSYPRWSRGEDGRIHLHVKVTLEAPTPLRAQVDAARERLRAALAPQHLLDHEPPV
- a CDS encoding TerC family protein encodes the protein MLWAAFLGGVLLFLLIDLGVFNRKSHVISTREALTWSVVWVCVSLTFNAFVGWRFGREAGLEFLSAYLLEKSLSVDNLFVFIVIFRYMDVRPQVMHRVLFAGIVGALVLRGTFILAGLELIGRFEWLLYAFGGFLLLTGVKLLFSGEEEVDPSGNLAYRMARKVLPLTRRYVGARFFVRQDGRLRATPLFIVLLMIETSDVVFALDSIPAVFGVSRDPFIVFTSNVCAVLGLRAMFFLLQNFLDRFAYLKYGLGLVLAFIGAKMIVAEGLFGLIAPLEVPTGLSLGIVAGLIGASMLVSLVMPPKPDREEVLEHTEAASLIADIDPHASITASVDGSMGASPADISQVAAVPPVDREPPAPR
- the gcvT gene encoding glycine cleavage system aminomethyltransferase GcvT encodes the protein MAESTARTPLFDAHVALGAKMVDFAGWSMPIQYPAGILAEHRAVREHAGIFDVSHMGEVDFRGAGAIACVQRLVTNDIGKLVDGRAMYTVTCNPEGGIVDDCIVYRLAADHLRIVVNAANVAKDFAHFRRFGEGADCSIDDVSSSWALLAVQGPAAVGIVAGLAGAELAEVPSFGLGQGRIAGVAVLAARTGYTGEDGFELFVAPDGARAVWDAIVGAGVQPIGLGARDTLRLEARLSLYGNDIDETTEPFGAGLGWVVKLDKGIACVGHDALVEFKRNGSAQKLVGFRVTDRAIVREGAEVVDDTDAVIGRVSSGGVAPTVGGAVGMAWVPAAVAGADAPLRLRQRGRIALAQQVKGPFYRRKPA